One stretch of Candidatus Poribacteria bacterium DNA includes these proteins:
- a CDS encoding NAD(P)-dependent oxidoreductase: MKKVLVLGASGNIAPYVTPDLEKDYDLYLSDIVPHPDGKPIINVDITSYPDVLDVCRGMDAIMNFAVLRDDPVVSFEVSTKGAYHVMKAAAELEIKKVVHTGPQSIRHAYDHEFDLDDVPRAPGVGYYGITKYLSMEICEIFSRTYDIQTVCFLFNGLGAKPTEHVTQGDFPPFTVVWEDLQHACRLALEIESVPGNFQSFNLLSYFAQGKYQVEKAKRILGFTPMGGLEDYFRRTTD; encoded by the coding sequence ATGAAAAAAGTGCTCGTGCTGGGCGCATCTGGCAATATTGCACCTTACGTCACGCCAGACTTGGAAAAGGACTACGATTTGTATCTCTCGGATATTGTGCCGCATCCAGATGGAAAACCGATTATCAACGTTGATATAACTTCATATCCAGATGTATTGGACGTATGCCGTGGGATGGACGCCATCATGAACTTCGCTGTCCTCCGCGATGATCCGGTGGTCAGTTTTGAGGTAAGTACAAAGGGGGCATATCACGTGATGAAAGCCGCCGCCGAACTTGAGATTAAGAAGGTGGTTCACACCGGTCCCCAATCGATCCGCCACGCATACGATCACGAATTTGACCTTGACGATGTGCCACGGGCACCGGGCGTCGGCTATTACGGGATTACCAAGTACCTCAGCATGGAGATATGCGAGATTTTCTCGCGGACATACGACATCCAAACCGTCTGTTTCCTCTTTAACGGTCTCGGCGCGAAGCCAACGGAACATGTCACTCAAGGCGATTTTCCGCCCTTCACAGTGGTGTGGGAAGACCTGCAACACGCCTGTCGCTTGGCGTTAGAGATTGAATCTGTTCCCGGCAACTTCCAGTCCTTCAATCTACTGAGCTATTTCGCACAGGGGAAATACCAAGTCGAGAAGGCAAAACGGATACTCGGATTCACGCCGATGGGTGGGCTTGAGGATTACTTTCGACGGACGACGGATTGA
- a CDS encoding dihydrofolate reductase, with protein MRRIRYSVAISLDGYIAGPSGEFDWIIMDPDIDFAGISEQFDTYLLGRQTFEVTRGHGQTAISGGRTFVFSRTLRQSDYDDVTIVGENWRQVVQSLREEEGKDIWLFGGGALFRSLAEEGFVDTVEVAIIPIVLGGGIPLIAEPTAQIALTLKEHTVYKKTGIVWLVYAVNNANQP; from the coding sequence ATGAGACGAATTCGTTATAGTGTCGCCATAAGCTTGGACGGCTACATCGCTGGACCCAGCGGGGAGTTTGACTGGATCATCATGGACCCCGATATCGACTTCGCTGGGATATCCGAGCAGTTCGACACTTATCTGCTTGGCCGGCAGACATTCGAAGTTACACGCGGTCACGGGCAGACAGCGATATCCGGCGGACGAACGTTCGTATTCTCGCGAACGTTACGGCAGAGCGACTACGACGATGTCACGATCGTCGGCGAGAACTGGAGACAGGTGGTGCAGTCGCTCCGTGAGGAGGAGGGAAAGGACATCTGGCTGTTCGGTGGCGGGGCCCTATTTCGCAGCCTAGCCGAAGAGGGGTTCGTCGACACGGTGGAGGTCGCTATCATCCCAATCGTGCTCGGCGGAGGTATTCCACTCATTGCCGAACCGACCGCGCAAATCGCACTGACGTTGAAGGAACACACGGTGTATAAGAAGACCGGGATCGTCTGGTTGGTGTACGCCGTGAACAATGCCAATCAGCCGTAA
- a CDS encoding FadR family transcriptional regulator, with protein MQEQEKLAMKEMKHDTRTSVSDGIVEQMVDLISRDVLKPGDRLPSERELCKRLGVGRSSLREALRSLAVMGIIDGRVGDGTFVSNSNKRYLEKTLQWGLLLDRKRVQDLIETRLMLESQTVFLAAQRVTAENIEAIEETLRGMEASIGQPEKYLEFDLQFHLTIARATQNSILYSLLSMIRGYLQEWIKGSLVEPSTTQTETRAELSLLEHQKILDALRKGEANQAQQAMTEHILSSSVDLQR; from the coding sequence ATGCAAGAACAAGAAAAATTGGCGATGAAAGAGATGAAGCACGACACTCGCACCTCCGTGAGTGATGGGATTGTAGAGCAGATGGTTGACCTTATTTCCCGGGACGTGCTAAAACCCGGAGACCGGTTGCCTTCTGAGAGAGAGCTGTGTAAGCGGTTGGGGGTGGGGCGGAGTTCCTTGAGAGAGGCGTTGCGTTCGCTCGCCGTCATGGGGATTATAGATGGACGGGTTGGAGATGGCACCTTTGTTTCTAACAGTAACAAGCGATATCTGGAGAAAACGCTACAGTGGGGGTTGCTGCTTGACCGTAAAAGGGTTCAAGACCTTATCGAAACCCGGCTCATGCTAGAATCCCAAACAGTGTTTCTGGCTGCGCAGCGAGTCACAGCGGAGAATATTGAGGCAATCGAGGAGACCTTGCGGGGGATGGAGGCGTCGATCGGGCAGCCTGAGAAATACTTGGAATTTGATTTACAGTTTCACCTAACCATTGCACGCGCAACGCAAAATTCGATACTCTATAGTCTTCTAAGCATGATACGGGGTTATTTACAAGAGTGGATTAAAGGAAGTCTCGTTGAGCCGTCAACGACTCAAACGGAGACGCGGGCGGAATTATCCCTACTGGAACATCAGAAGATTCTTGATGCCCTCCGAAAGGGAGAAGCAAATCAGGCACAGCAAGCAATGACGGAACACATTCTCTCCAGCAGCGTTGACCTTCAGAGATGA
- a CDS encoding DUF4445 domain-containing protein, with product MSKEEYQKRLDKITELFSSMVNHADVQSMHRCPYKNRFDQCTAKFGCRNQRKPSSEGLVGKQGNVRGTPKEELLLCGGDDKIDYRTAWETEAAEGAFLDSEISYGVGTVTHGGKKHPLAAGKTIFDYADELAVQVPTSCFRTGQCHECIVEIKEGMGALRPRNEAESFLRENYRLACQAVVKDADVDIEFLPVRRTPKILTRTHEKPLQIDPLVTRREDVVYYNDEAVDKYRGHIYGLAIDLGTTTVVIDLVDLETGESVHVSSFENPQRFGGSDIMHRISYDGEFSGELRWAAINALNHEIQEMAKQLGFVRQEIYEIVVVGNSTMRDIFFKLDVQSIGQKPYQSIIEHQYHAGERETTSLIEKTRRLGIRANPKAQVYGLPLIGSHVGADVAADLVALDMASQKEVVMLVDVGTNTEVVVGHPERLIAASCPAGPAFEGGGIKYGMPGYDEAIESVRWIDGQVEYSTIGGVEPQGICGSGLIDLLAELRRHDQMTEMGVFGNRKTREIPIIPEHGITFSREDASNLAQAKAANYCGQFIVMRKFGINPADVSRLYLAGGFANYVDVRNAIEIGFLAPVDEDRIVKIGNAAVQGAKEVLLSRKKREAIERLVKGIEHVELETTSDFFEVFVEGCQFKPMPTEFV from the coding sequence ATGAGCAAAGAAGAATATCAGAAGCGCTTAGACAAAATAACAGAACTGTTCTCAAGCATGGTGAACCATGCCGACGTGCAATCTATGCATCGATGCCCGTACAAAAACCGCTTCGATCAGTGTACCGCTAAATTTGGGTGTCGAAACCAGCGGAAACCGTCTAGCGAGGGTTTGGTTGGTAAGCAGGGTAACGTCCGCGGCACTCCAAAAGAGGAGTTGCTCTTGTGTGGTGGGGACGATAAAATTGACTATCGGACTGCTTGGGAAACCGAAGCTGCCGAAGGGGCTTTCCTCGACAGCGAAATAAGCTACGGGGTAGGAACAGTAACGCATGGCGGCAAAAAGCATCCGCTCGCAGCCGGAAAGACTATTTTTGATTACGCCGATGAACTCGCAGTTCAGGTGCCGACCTCCTGCTTCCGCACCGGACAGTGTCATGAATGTATTGTAGAGATTAAAGAGGGGATGGGAGCGTTGCGTCCACGGAACGAAGCCGAGTCATTTTTGCGGGAAAATTATCGGCTCGCCTGCCAAGCGGTGGTTAAGGATGCCGATGTCGATATCGAGTTCCTGCCGGTACGGCGTACCCCCAAGATCCTTACCCGCACCCACGAAAAACCCCTTCAAATTGACCCACTAGTGACGCGCCGCGAAGATGTTGTTTACTATAATGATGAGGCTGTTGACAAATATCGCGGTCACATCTACGGCTTGGCGATTGACCTCGGCACCACAACAGTGGTCATCGATCTGGTCGATCTGGAAACCGGTGAGAGCGTCCACGTCAGTTCCTTTGAGAACCCACAACGGTTCGGCGGCAGCGACATAATGCACCGCATCTCGTATGATGGCGAGTTTAGCGGGGAGTTACGCTGGGCGGCCATCAACGCGCTCAACCACGAAATTCAGGAGATGGCGAAACAACTAGGATTCGTCCGCCAAGAAATCTACGAAATTGTCGTGGTGGGTAACTCAACGATGCGGGACATCTTCTTTAAGTTAGATGTACAGAGTATCGGCCAAAAACCTTACCAGTCGATAATCGAACATCAATATCACGCCGGTGAGCGCGAAACCACGTCGCTCATTGAGAAGACGCGGCGGCTCGGAATCCGAGCCAACCCTAAGGCACAGGTGTATGGACTGCCATTGATCGGCAGCCATGTTGGTGCCGATGTCGCTGCGGATCTGGTCGCACTCGACATGGCATCCCAAAAAGAGGTGGTCATGCTAGTGGATGTCGGCACAAACACCGAAGTGGTGGTCGGACACCCAGAGCGGCTGATTGCAGCATCCTGTCCAGCAGGTCCCGCTTTTGAGGGCGGCGGCATTAAGTACGGGATGCCGGGCTATGACGAAGCGATCGAGTCAGTCCGTTGGATAGATGGTCAGGTCGAATATAGCACGATCGGCGGCGTTGAACCGCAAGGGATTTGCGGCTCCGGTCTAATCGATCTACTGGCGGAACTCCGTCGCCATGACCAGATGACCGAAATGGGAGTATTTGGAAATAGAAAAACACGCGAGATACCGATTATCCCGGAACACGGCATCACCTTCTCCCGTGAGGACGCTAGCAATCTGGCTCAGGCGAAGGCTGCCAACTACTGCGGTCAGTTCATCGTTATGAGAAAGTTCGGGATCAATCCGGCGGACGTGAGTCGCCTGTATCTGGCGGGTGGTTTCGCCAATTATGTAGATGTTCGCAATGCGATTGAGATCGGCTTTTTGGCACCGGTGGACGAAGATCGCATCGTCAAGATCGGTAACGCTGCGGTACAAGGAGCGAAGGAGGTCCTCCTCTCGCGCAAGAAACGTGAGGCTATCGAGCGTCTGGTCAAAGGGATTGAGCATGTCGAATTGGAGACAACCTCTGACTTCTTTGAGGTATTTGTCGAAGGGTGTCAGTTTAAGCCGATGCCGACGGAGTTTGTGTGA
- a CDS encoding phytanoyl-CoA dioxygenase family protein, translated as MLTIQQKQHFETFGFLVLRQLFALQEIDVIRRESDAVLRENRQGKPFPGEKRQAMIPFFELNPRLQWLIEDDRIYALGEDLLGPDFILNATEGNLHVGNTQWHGGGLDPEPVPHIKIAFYLEPNTKDTGALRFIPGTHKLEFRKRIQPLTAQQDDPTAMPFGVAGVDVPSVVIKSQPGDVIIFPETLWHGAFGGPPGRSQHAISFMANPVTDEQVAYIKELYEGWNYSLHPPEELVNSNRPRLRRMVSRLVELGFGPPKPTPLFM; from the coding sequence ATGCTAACGATTCAGCAGAAACAGCATTTTGAGACGTTTGGATTCCTTGTCCTGCGACAGCTATTTGCACTACAGGAGATTGACGTTATCCGTCGTGAGTCTGACGCAGTTTTGCGAGAAAACCGTCAAGGCAAGCCGTTCCCCGGAGAAAAGCGTCAAGCCATGATCCCGTTCTTCGAGTTGAATCCCCGACTCCAATGGCTCATTGAGGACGACCGCATCTACGCGCTAGGCGAAGACCTCCTCGGACCTGACTTCATCTTGAACGCTACCGAGGGCAACCTCCATGTCGGCAACACACAGTGGCACGGTGGGGGACTTGATCCAGAACCGGTGCCTCACATCAAGATAGCGTTCTACCTTGAGCCAAATACCAAAGACACAGGGGCGCTGCGTTTCATTCCGGGAACTCACAAATTAGAATTTAGGAAACGGATACAGCCGTTGACTGCCCAGCAGGATGATCCGACCGCGATGCCGTTTGGGGTTGCAGGCGTGGATGTGCCCAGCGTTGTCATCAAATCGCAGCCGGGCGATGTCATAATTTTTCCAGAAACATTATGGCATGGGGCGTTCGGCGGTCCACCGGGACGCTCCCAGCACGCCATCAGTTTCATGGCAAATCCCGTGACAGACGAACAGGTCGCCTACATAAAGGAACTATACGAAGGCTGGAACTATTCACTACATCCACCAGAGGAACTGGTCAACAGCAACCGTCCCCGACTCCGACGAATGGTCTCAAGGTTGGTCGAACTCGGTTTCGGTCCTCCGAAGCCGACACCACTGTTTATGTAA
- a CDS encoding methylenetetrahydrofolate reductase C-terminal domain-containing protein — translation MNTTPTETTHNSDISQQPSFRHLLQETDTFLTCVEVVTSRGTITDPDGERVLELAQKLAANSRIHGLSITDNPGGNAMIGPDTLGRDLLSRDQEVIIHLSCKDWNRNALQSRAWQLASEGFHNILALSGDYPIDGYRGQASPVFDTDSVGLLKMFADMNAGMTVGAGRRSQVLERTNFFLGAVVNNHKRYEREVMPQYFKLKKKIENGAAFIINQIGYDSRKQDELLKYMATHNLDVPVIGNVYVLSRPAARFFNKGNIPGVTVTDQLLDLVEREGKSKDKGKAFLLEFAAKQCAIAKGLGYRGVYLGGHLRYADYEKILKIVDRFGEGDWKDFAKEISFHYPDEFYFFEPETDTGLSSTEINREYLFSKRTEGLKAAKGEIPLGYKINRTVHDQIFEKGSWGFNVGKRISQAIDGASEGIKKAMHGLEQAVKVTAFDCRDCGDCSLPDIAYLCPESQCVKNQRNGPCGGTRQGKCEIGEKDCIWARAYDRLKAYGEEETMLDGPAIFKDGDLNGTSAWGNTFLQRDHHGQKKSDS, via the coding sequence ATGAACACAACTCCCACCGAAACGACCCATAACTCTGACATTTCGCAGCAGCCTTCATTCCGCCATCTGCTGCAAGAGACAGATACATTTCTCACCTGTGTGGAGGTGGTAACCTCGCGCGGAACTATCACCGATCCTGATGGGGAACGGGTATTGGAACTAGCGCAAAAGCTGGCAGCTAATTCGCGCATACACGGTCTGAGTATTACCGACAATCCCGGCGGCAACGCCATGATTGGGCCCGACACCTTGGGGAGAGATCTCCTCTCTCGCGATCAGGAAGTGATTATCCACCTCTCCTGCAAAGACTGGAACCGCAACGCGCTTCAGAGCCGGGCGTGGCAGCTCGCCAGCGAAGGGTTTCACAATATCCTAGCGTTATCGGGTGATTACCCGATCGATGGGTATCGCGGTCAAGCGAGTCCCGTCTTTGATACCGATTCAGTGGGATTGTTGAAGATGTTCGCCGACATGAACGCCGGTATGACGGTAGGGGCAGGGAGAAGATCACAGGTGTTGGAACGCACCAATTTCTTTTTGGGCGCGGTGGTCAACAACCACAAACGTTACGAACGCGAGGTCATGCCGCAGTATTTCAAGCTAAAAAAGAAGATTGAGAACGGCGCTGCGTTCATCATCAACCAGATCGGATACGATTCACGCAAACAGGATGAATTGTTGAAATATATGGCAACTCACAATTTGGATGTCCCGGTGATTGGCAACGTCTACGTTCTCAGTCGACCCGCCGCCCGTTTTTTCAATAAGGGGAACATCCCCGGCGTGACCGTAACCGACCAGTTGCTTGATCTAGTCGAAAGAGAAGGAAAATCAAAGGACAAAGGCAAAGCCTTTCTCTTGGAGTTCGCCGCCAAACAGTGTGCCATCGCCAAAGGATTAGGCTATCGCGGGGTATACCTAGGCGGTCATCTACGCTATGCAGATTATGAGAAAATTCTGAAGATAGTAGACCGCTTTGGCGAGGGCGATTGGAAGGATTTTGCCAAGGAAATTAGCTTCCACTATCCCGACGAATTTTACTTCTTTGAACCGGAAACGGATACCGGACTCAGTTCAACCGAGATTAATCGCGAGTACCTCTTTTCAAAACGGACGGAAGGCTTGAAAGCTGCCAAAGGGGAAATTCCTTTGGGCTATAAGATCAACCGCACGGTGCACGACCAGATCTTTGAAAAGGGAAGCTGGGGATTCAATGTCGGTAAGCGGATCTCTCAGGCGATCGACGGGGCAAGCGAGGGTATAAAGAAAGCCATGCACGGTTTGGAACAAGCGGTTAAGGTCACTGCCTTTGACTGTCGCGACTGCGGAGACTGCTCACTGCCCGATATTGCGTATCTATGTCCCGAATCCCAGTGTGTGAAAAACCAGCGTAACGGACCGTGCGGCGGGACCCGTCAGGGCAAATGCGAAATTGGAGAGAAGGACTGTATTTGGGCAAGAGCTTATGACCGTCTCAAAGCCTATGGTGAAGAAGAAACGATGTTAGACGGTCCAGCGATTTTCAAGGACGGTGACCTCAACGGCACAAGTGCTTGGGGCAACACTTTTCTGCAGCGAGACCATCACGGCCAGAAAAAATCTGATAGCTAA